The following proteins are encoded in a genomic region of Sulfurospirillum arsenophilum NBRC 109478:
- a CDS encoding response regulator, translating to MDFNGLKDCVVLYVEDEKSVQMQTQLILKDFVKEVYLASNGEEGLKIALEKDIDIIVTDIVMPVMNGIEMLKKLKKEHNRDIPAIITTAFTETEYLMEAITLKVDGFIMKPINVKDLISNIYSVMLPKLHNKEIQGCSFIIEGLAALIGGKKIEILKYIINHLDENKIFNGSYQDIIDNIGVSKPTVVHMFQQLIKVGILEKVKNKMYRFRNTKLVGDQ from the coding sequence ATGGATTTTAACGGGTTAAAAGACTGTGTCGTTTTATACGTAGAAGATGAAAAATCAGTACAGATGCAAACGCAATTGATCTTAAAAGATTTTGTCAAAGAGGTTTATCTTGCATCTAATGGCGAAGAGGGGCTTAAAATTGCACTTGAAAAAGATATCGATATTATTGTAACCGATATTGTTATGCCTGTGATGAATGGTATCGAGATGCTCAAAAAGCTGAAAAAAGAGCATAATCGTGATATACCTGCCATTATCACAACGGCTTTTACAGAGACAGAGTATCTTATGGAGGCCATTACCCTTAAAGTAGATGGTTTTATTATGAAGCCGATTAATGTCAAAGATTTAATTAGCAATATTTACAGTGTGATGCTTCCAAAGTTGCATAATAAAGAGATACAAGGATGTTCTTTTATTATCGAAGGTCTTGCGGCACTCATTGGGGGTAAAAAGATTGAGATTTTAAAATACATCATCAACCATTTGGATGAAAATAAAATATTTAACGGATCTTACCAAGATATTATTGATAACATTGGTGTGAGCAAACCAACGGTGGTGCATATGTTCCAACAACTTATCAAAGTAGGTATTTTAGAGAAAGTTAAAAATAAAATGTATCGTTTCCGCAATACAAAACTCGTTGGAGATCAGTAA
- a CDS encoding HD-GYP domain-containing protein, with translation MNIRTKVKLSFVVIIAMLLFLGFISAIITYQIKENSNFRESISAILLMQEGMNDIILESTKTTEAKKLEQLHTEFMTYEKRFESLREMLSSHKKVYFSNTVILNIGEDKTIKTYLYALYSNEHSLELMYDALFKLELEKLGYVSVFNALYPQENSTRVKIQEHILANNRIDQIKALSDLRYYSKEMLYQHGDEATLHKWLVPIDKLIDTTQNEVRDLREDLLQYKEVVRAIAEKAMKIEETKLVETTTIDKASEVLDDNKKVSIALEETISELSSGFIDQMRFIQISVGFVTIIFIIFLALKVSRNVSLTMDEVEAKIEEGLQEVNTLNREIEDTQKEVLFTMGSIGETRSKETGNHVKRVAEYTKILALYYGLDEEEAEMLKLASPMHDIGKIGIPDSVLNKPGRFDEEERKIMDTHAMLGYEMLKHSQRQLLKMAAIVAKEHHERYDGKGYPDKKSGEDIHIYGRITALADVFDALGSARVYKPAWDDEKIFALFREERGKQFDPKLVDIFFEHLDIFLQVREALKD, from the coding sequence ATGAATATTCGTACTAAAGTGAAATTGAGCTTTGTTGTGATTATTGCAATGTTGCTTTTTTTAGGCTTTATCAGTGCGATTATTACCTATCAAATCAAAGAAAATAGCAATTTTAGAGAGAGTATTTCTGCCATTCTTTTAATGCAAGAGGGAATGAATGATATTATTCTTGAAAGCACAAAAACGACTGAAGCTAAAAAATTAGAACAATTGCATACAGAGTTTATGACCTATGAAAAGCGTTTTGAAAGCCTTCGAGAAATGCTTTCTTCTCATAAAAAAGTTTATTTTTCCAACACAGTAATATTAAATATTGGCGAAGACAAAACGATCAAAACGTATCTTTACGCTCTTTATTCCAATGAGCATAGTTTAGAGCTCATGTATGATGCACTTTTTAAACTTGAGCTTGAAAAATTGGGATATGTTTCCGTATTTAATGCACTTTATCCACAAGAAAATAGCACGCGTGTTAAAATTCAAGAGCATATTTTAGCGAACAATCGTATAGATCAAATCAAAGCGCTCAGCGACCTTCGTTACTACAGCAAAGAGATGCTTTACCAACATGGCGATGAAGCTACATTGCACAAATGGCTTGTACCCATTGATAAACTTATTGATACAACGCAAAATGAAGTGAGGGATCTTCGAGAAGATCTGCTTCAGTATAAAGAGGTTGTTCGAGCCATTGCAGAAAAGGCAATGAAAATTGAAGAGACAAAACTGGTTGAAACGACAACGATTGATAAGGCTTCTGAAGTTTTAGATGATAACAAAAAAGTCAGTATTGCCTTAGAAGAGACCATTTCAGAATTATCCAGTGGATTTATCGATCAGATGCGCTTCATTCAAATATCTGTTGGGTTTGTTACGATTATTTTTATTATCTTCCTTGCTCTCAAAGTTTCTCGCAATGTATCTTTAACGATGGATGAGGTTGAGGCAAAAATAGAAGAGGGTTTACAAGAGGTCAATACACTTAATCGTGAGATTGAAGACACACAGAAAGAGGTACTTTTTACCATGGGCTCCATTGGTGAGACACGGTCTAAAGAGACGGGGAATCATGTCAAGCGGGTGGCAGAATACACTAAAATATTGGCTTTATATTATGGATTGGATGAAGAAGAGGCTGAGATGCTCAAACTGGCTTCTCCAATGCACGATATAGGTAAAATTGGCATACCCGACAGTGTTTTAAATAAGCCTGGAAGATTTGATGAAGAGGAGCGTAAAATCATGGATACGCATGCAATGCTAGGCTATGAGATGCTTAAACATTCGCAAAGACAGCTTTTAAAAATGGCAGCCATTGTTGCCAAAGAGCATCACGAAAGATACGATGGTAAGGGCTATCCTGATAAAAAAAGTGGCGAGGATATTCATATTTATGGTCGTATTACAGCCTTAGCAGACGTTTTTGATGCCCTTGGTAGTGCGAGAGTTTATAAACCTGCATGGGATGATGAAAAGATCTTTGCGTTGTTTAGAGAAGAGAGAGGAAAGCAGTTTGATCCAAAACTGGTTGATATCTTCTTTGAACATCTTGATATTTTTTTACAGGTACGAGAAGCACTGAAAGATTAA
- a CDS encoding ABC transporter substrate-binding protein produces MRKFMGVLFFITLLLLPYYISNTKFEGNVIRLGMSGPFSGGLTSVGNQFLQGAEVYLKNLNDAGGVHGRKIEIISNDDRYEPKIAVENVYNLIDKEKVFALFGIIGTPVTEAVFPIAIDKRIPFIGAYSGAEFLRNPPNPIVLNARAGDLDEIEKLIEYYSEDLKYKRFALFYQNDSYGTTGLKGVKNALAKRNLVLVGEGSYKRNTLSVGNALYEIELSNPEVILMIGSTTPVAEFIKRVRKSHKIRKEVHFGLFSFIEPKPLINLLDGNGKGITFAQVVPSPWTSEVDEVETYRILMRKYYPKEELSHVSLEGYFAARMIAEVFKSLGRDFTKEEFIKALGTFSKTLDENVISKNRDERCKCLHRVHLSEYVEDDFYSVGRNDEH; encoded by the coding sequence ATGCGTAAATTCATGGGAGTTCTCTTTTTCATTACTCTTCTGCTTTTGCCTTATTACATTTCCAATACAAAATTTGAAGGGAACGTGATTCGACTGGGGATGAGTGGACCTTTTAGCGGAGGGCTCACTAGTGTAGGAAATCAGTTTCTACAAGGCGCAGAAGTGTATCTCAAAAATTTAAATGATGCCGGTGGCGTACATGGACGTAAAATTGAAATTATCTCTAACGATGATCGCTATGAGCCTAAAATTGCAGTAGAAAATGTTTATAATCTTATTGACAAAGAGAAAGTCTTCGCTCTTTTTGGCATCATTGGCACACCCGTGACGGAAGCAGTTTTTCCTATTGCTATTGACAAACGTATTCCTTTTATAGGTGCGTACTCAGGTGCAGAGTTCTTGCGCAATCCCCCCAATCCCATTGTTTTAAATGCACGAGCGGGTGATTTGGATGAGATTGAAAAACTTATAGAATATTACAGTGAAGATCTTAAGTATAAACGGTTTGCTCTTTTTTATCAGAACGATAGCTATGGAACAACAGGGCTAAAGGGTGTAAAAAATGCCCTCGCCAAACGTAATTTAGTGCTTGTAGGCGAAGGCAGTTATAAAAGAAACACGCTTTCTGTTGGTAATGCACTGTATGAAATTGAGCTAAGTAATCCAGAGGTTATTTTGATGATAGGTTCGACAACCCCTGTTGCAGAGTTTATCAAACGCGTTCGTAAAAGTCATAAGATACGTAAAGAGGTTCATTTTGGGCTTTTTTCATTTATCGAACCTAAACCACTCATTAATTTATTAGATGGTAATGGTAAAGGTATTACGTTTGCACAAGTGGTTCCTTCTCCTTGGACGTCAGAGGTTGACGAGGTTGAAACATATCGTATTTTGATGCGGAAATATTATCCCAAAGAAGAGCTCAGTCATGTCTCTTTGGAAGGTTATTTTGCGGCACGTATGATTGCCGAGGTTTTTAAAAGTCTTGGAAGAGACTTTACCAAAGAAGAATTTATCAAGGCTTTAGGAACATTTTCAAAGACATTGGATGAAAATGTCATTTCCAAAAATAGAGATGAACGCTGTAAGTGTTTGCATCGTGTACATTTAAGTGAATATGTGGAAGATGACTTCTATTCGGTAGGACGAAACGATGAGCACTAG
- a CDS encoding class I SAM-dependent methyltransferase, whose translation MKCIICDCDTKMFDDPQLQKQYHYCQNCDCISLDTTYCLSLEKENSLYNNHQNSLENEGYVQMFENFLDYFWNDLTCKDKSLDFGSGPTPILSQLLQKRGVQVDCYDKFYQPIKCFENQTYDFITSTEVFEHLDDPLATLLLLAKHLRPQGIFAIMTLFHQNDQAHFLTWWYRRDPTHITFYTPKTLEVLANQCGLDVVKTDGKRIVVLKKR comes from the coding sequence ATGAAATGTATAATTTGCGATTGTGATACAAAAATGTTTGACGATCCACAACTTCAAAAGCAGTACCACTACTGTCAAAACTGCGACTGTATAAGTCTTGACACTACCTATTGTCTCTCTTTAGAAAAAGAAAATAGTCTTTACAATAATCACCAAAATTCTCTGGAAAATGAAGGTTATGTACAGATGTTTGAGAATTTTTTGGACTATTTTTGGAATGATCTTACATGTAAAGATAAATCGCTTGATTTTGGATCAGGTCCAACCCCGATACTTAGCCAATTGCTTCAAAAAAGAGGTGTTCAGGTTGATTGTTATGATAAGTTTTACCAACCTATCAAATGTTTTGAAAATCAGACTTATGATTTTATCACCTCAACAGAAGTCTTTGAGCATTTGGATGACCCATTAGCAACGCTTCTTCTTTTAGCAAAACACCTCCGACCTCAAGGGATCTTTGCTATTATGACGCTTTTTCATCAAAATGATCAAGCCCATTTTTTAACATGGTGGTACCGAAGAGATCCTACACATATTACGTTTTATACGCCTAAAACACTCGAAGTATTAGCAAATCAATGTGGGTTGGATGTTGTAAAAACCGATGGGAAACGCATAGTAGTATTGAAAAAGAGGTAG
- a CDS encoding sensor histidine kinase, producing the protein MSTSPFHDFMSSIDEMTIAKKTTLLFLIMVVGMFFIGSFAHMSINRIKNNFDILYTKRMLPTIRLENLKDIYTVNILDTIRDIEKGSISASEGKVVIALAQDLIKIELQEYKNSLAIDESDWLIKLARSWGVMTQTRQSFFQTKEDDILISKIEQKIHTIDGILLKMFSYFETRQAPRAIDTLQNELYPSVYSINIDLTGLINLNLDSAKERYARTEKVYDNTFEWIVVATIGTIAFAALLAIVLLQNIRLLHARLAKMVDAKTYELQQLNRNLELKVQYEVEQSRQKDQIMFRQSRLASMGEMIGNIAHQWRQPLNAIVLIIQSFQMKRIAGLELSDAFIDKQVNEGIELASLMSNTIDDFRNFFKPNHREELFSVKETVLYSHKLVQEYYAKSGIEIFLNCTNDVQISGYPNEFSQVIMNLFSNAKDALEESSVEEKFIEVVITKEANNAVISVIDNGGGISDEVQDRMFEPYFTTKHKASGTGIGLYMSKQIIEKQMRGTISGTNLTYTFQNGKRYEQCAIITILVPLEKKEEK; encoded by the coding sequence ATGAGCACTAGTCCTTTCCATGATTTTATGAGTAGCATCGATGAGATGACTATAGCGAAAAAGACAACGCTTCTTTTTTTAATTATGGTTGTTGGAATGTTCTTTATCGGTAGTTTCGCCCATATGAGCATCAATCGCATTAAAAATAATTTTGATATTTTATACACTAAGCGTATGCTTCCAACGATTCGCCTTGAAAATCTCAAAGATATTTATACGGTCAATATTTTAGACACGATCCGTGATATAGAAAAAGGCTCAATCAGTGCGAGTGAGGGTAAAGTCGTTATAGCCCTTGCGCAAGATCTCATCAAAATTGAATTACAAGAATATAAAAATAGTTTGGCGATTGATGAGAGTGATTGGTTGATAAAGTTAGCACGTTCATGGGGTGTTATGACACAGACTCGCCAGTCATTTTTTCAAACGAAAGAAGATGATATTTTAATATCCAAAATTGAACAAAAGATTCACACAATTGATGGCATTTTGCTCAAAATGTTTAGTTATTTTGAAACCAGACAAGCTCCTAGGGCAATTGATACCCTCCAAAATGAGCTCTATCCAAGTGTTTATTCGATCAATATTGATCTTACGGGACTTATTAACCTCAATCTTGATAGTGCAAAAGAGAGATATGCCCGTACGGAAAAAGTTTATGACAATACCTTTGAATGGATTGTGGTGGCAACAATTGGAACGATAGCTTTTGCCGCATTATTGGCGATTGTACTTCTTCAAAATATTCGTTTGCTTCATGCACGACTTGCCAAAATGGTTGATGCTAAAACCTATGAACTACAGCAACTGAACCGTAATCTTGAACTCAAAGTGCAATATGAAGTGGAGCAGAGTCGCCAAAAAGATCAGATCATGTTTCGTCAATCAAGGCTTGCTTCTATGGGGGAGATGATTGGCAATATTGCTCATCAATGGAGGCAACCGCTTAATGCGATTGTGCTGATTATCCAAAGTTTTCAAATGAAGCGTATAGCAGGGTTGGAACTAAGCGATGCGTTTATCGATAAACAGGTAAATGAGGGTATCGAATTGGCATCATTGATGTCCAATACCATTGATGATTTTCGTAATTTTTTTAAACCAAACCATCGTGAAGAGCTTTTTAGTGTTAAAGAGACAGTACTTTACAGTCATAAATTAGTACAAGAGTATTATGCAAAATCAGGCATTGAGATTTTTTTAAATTGTACCAATGATGTGCAAATTAGTGGCTATCCCAATGAATTTTCACAAGTGATTATGAACCTTTTCTCCAATGCCAAAGATGCACTTGAAGAGAGTAGTGTAGAAGAGAAATTCATTGAGGTGGTCATTACTAAAGAGGCAAATAATGCGGTGATTAGTGTTATAGACAATGGCGGTGGGATAAGTGATGAGGTGCAAGATAGGATGTTTGAGCCCTATTTTACAACCAAACACAAAGCCTCAGGCACAGGCATAGGGTTGTATATGTCAAAGCAAATTATTGAAAAACAGATGAGAGGTACCATTAGTGGTACGAATCTTACCTATACATTTCAAAATGGCAAGCGCTATGAACAATGTGCAATCATAACTATTTTAGTACCACTTGAAAAAAAGGAGGAAAAATAA
- a CDS encoding MFS transporter, translating into MNHYIELLRTNVTLLRLSIIQLICYFGAWFSHMAIYTLLINLDAPIWALSAAAAFTFLPSMLLAPFSGAIIDKVNTKKFMLFLTAIEIVTVFWLMFITSLDALWMLLGLIFIRMGTGSIYFQTEMSLLPKILSDKELKIANEIHSIIWSTSYALGMAASGFYIHYFGTTSAFIADMILYGVGFYLLLGLDIPSLVSKNTLHVRALIWSGFIYIKENPKIMHLIFLHASIGFTAYDALIALLADHEYKHLLSIALVMGFINASRAFSQVLGQFVLSRYINQNSLFYLFIAQGVSIILWGILQYDFYLSFVGIFLCGLFTTTLWSYTYTLLQYETDAEFYGRVIAYNDMVFMGVCTLVSFAIGALFEWGMPLWMITCMLGFAFIVIGFYWKWIQKVIK; encoded by the coding sequence ATGAACCATTACATAGAATTGTTGCGTACAAATGTAACACTTCTAAGGCTGAGTATTATTCAATTGATCTGTTATTTTGGTGCTTGGTTTAGCCATATGGCAATTTATACACTTTTGATTAACTTAGATGCTCCCATATGGGCACTAAGCGCTGCTGCGGCGTTTACTTTTTTGCCTTCGATGCTTTTAGCACCTTTTAGTGGAGCGATTATTGATAAAGTCAATACCAAAAAGTTTATGCTTTTTCTAACGGCTATAGAGATAGTCACGGTATTTTGGCTTATGTTTATAACATCTCTAGACGCACTTTGGATGTTGTTGGGACTGATTTTTATTCGTATGGGAACAGGGAGCATCTATTTCCAAACGGAGATGTCTCTTTTACCAAAAATTTTAAGTGATAAAGAGCTGAAAATTGCCAATGAAATTCACTCTATTATTTGGTCAACCTCCTATGCTCTTGGTATGGCAGCATCTGGCTTTTACATCCATTATTTTGGAACGACGAGTGCTTTTATTGCCGATATGATTTTGTATGGCGTAGGTTTTTATCTGCTTTTGGGTCTAGATATTCCCTCTTTGGTAAGTAAAAATACGTTACATGTAAGGGCACTGATTTGGAGTGGGTTTATCTATATTAAAGAGAATCCAAAGATCATGCATCTTATTTTTCTTCATGCCAGTATTGGCTTTACTGCGTACGATGCTCTTATTGCGCTTTTAGCAGATCATGAGTACAAACATCTTTTATCGATTGCATTAGTTATGGGATTTATCAATGCTTCTCGTGCATTTTCTCAAGTGCTAGGACAATTTGTACTCAGCCGTTATATCAATCAAAACAGTCTCTTTTATCTCTTCATTGCGCAAGGTGTGAGCATTATTCTTTGGGGCATTTTGCAATATGATTTTTACCTGAGCTTTGTAGGTATCTTTCTTTGTGGGCTTTTTACAACAACGTTATGGTCGTACACCTATACGCTTTTACAGTATGAAACAGATGCCGAATTTTATGGCAGAGTGATCGCTTATAACGATATGGTCTTTATGGGCGTATGTACCTTGGTCTCTTTTGCCATTGGTGCGCTGTTTGAATGGGGAATGCCGTTGTGGATGATAACGTGCATGTTAGGGTTTGCTTTTATCGTGATAGGTTTTTATTGGAAGTGGATACAAAAAGTGATAAAATAG